A DNA window from Streptomyces sp. 71268 contains the following coding sequences:
- a CDS encoding 3-deoxy-7-phosphoheptulonate synthase class II: MNAETHAGGHTWRSLPAAQQPDWPDHEALRDVIAELESYPPLVFAGECDQLRARLGAVARGEAFLLQGGDCAEAFDAVGADQIRNKLKTLLQMGAVLTYAGSVPVVKVGRIAGQYSKPRSKPTETRDGVTLPTYRGDSVNGFEFTEAARIPDPQRLKRMYHASAATLNLVRAFTTGGYADLRQVHAWNQDFVKSSPSGQRYEALAREIDRALNFMNACGVDPEEFKTVEFFASHEALVLDYESALTRVDSRTGDLYDVSGHMVWIGERTRQLDGAHIEFASKIRNPIGVKLGPTTTAEDALTLIERLDPNREPGRLTFITRMGADKVRDMLPTLVEKVTASGAQVAWICDPMHGNTFEAASGHKTRRFDDVLDEVKGFFEVHKGLGTHPGGIHVELTGDDVTECVGGGDEIFVDDLHQRYETACDPRLNRSQSLDLAFLVAEMYRDQ, translated from the coding sequence GTGAACGCTGAAACCCACGCCGGTGGACACACCTGGCGCTCCCTGCCCGCGGCGCAGCAGCCTGACTGGCCGGACCACGAGGCTCTGCGCGATGTGATCGCCGAGCTCGAGTCCTATCCGCCCCTCGTCTTCGCCGGCGAGTGCGACCAGTTGCGTGCCCGGCTGGGCGCGGTGGCACGCGGCGAGGCGTTCCTGCTCCAGGGCGGCGACTGCGCGGAGGCGTTCGACGCCGTCGGCGCCGACCAGATCCGCAACAAGCTCAAGACGCTGTTGCAGATGGGCGCCGTCCTCACGTACGCCGGCTCGGTGCCGGTGGTCAAGGTCGGGCGGATCGCGGGCCAGTACAGCAAGCCGCGCTCCAAGCCCACCGAGACCCGCGACGGCGTCACCCTGCCGACCTACCGGGGCGACTCCGTCAACGGCTTCGAGTTCACCGAGGCCGCCCGCATCCCGGACCCGCAGCGGCTCAAGCGCATGTACCACGCGTCGGCCGCCACGCTGAACCTGGTGCGCGCCTTCACCACCGGCGGCTACGCCGACCTGCGCCAGGTGCACGCCTGGAACCAGGACTTCGTGAAGTCGTCCCCCTCCGGGCAGCGTTACGAGGCGCTGGCGCGGGAGATCGACCGCGCGCTGAACTTCATGAACGCCTGCGGGGTGGACCCGGAGGAGTTCAAGACCGTTGAGTTCTTCGCCTCGCACGAGGCCCTGGTGCTCGACTACGAGTCGGCGCTGACCCGGGTCGACTCGCGCACCGGTGACCTGTACGACGTCTCCGGGCACATGGTGTGGATCGGCGAGCGCACCCGACAGCTCGACGGCGCCCACATCGAGTTCGCCTCCAAGATCCGCAACCCGATCGGGGTGAAGCTCGGCCCCACCACCACGGCCGAGGACGCCCTCACCCTGATCGAGCGGCTCGATCCGAACCGCGAGCCGGGGCGGCTCACCTTCATCACCCGTATGGGCGCGGACAAGGTCCGCGACATGCTGCCCACGCTGGTCGAGAAGGTCACCGCCTCCGGCGCGCAGGTCGCCTGGATCTGCGACCCGATGCACGGCAACACCTTCGAGGCGGCCTCCGGCCACAAGACGCGGCGCTTCGACGACGTGTTGGACGAGGTCAAGGGCTTCTTCGAGGTCCACAAGGGCCTCGGCACCCACCCCGGCGGCATCCACGTCGAGCTGACCGGCGACGACGTGACCGAGTGTGTGGGCGGCGGCGACGAGATCTTCGTGGACGACCTGCACCAGCGCTACGAGACGGCGTGCGACCCGCGGCTCAACCGCAGCCAGTCGCTTGACCTGGCGTTCCTGGTCGCGGAGATGTACCGGGACCAGTGA
- a CDS encoding (2Fe-2S)-binding protein, with the protein MYVCSCFGITERQVREHAESGACTPRQIASASKAGTDCGSCVRRIQALLGRGAGCPRRAVLDRLGPDGAAAALAAEQPAAPAPVSTVEAA; encoded by the coding sequence GTGTACGTCTGCTCATGCTTCGGCATCACCGAGCGGCAGGTACGGGAGCATGCGGAAAGCGGCGCGTGCACCCCTCGCCAGATAGCCTCCGCCAGCAAGGCGGGCACCGACTGCGGCTCGTGCGTGCGCCGCATCCAGGCGCTCCTCGGGCGGGGCGCGGGCTGTCCCCGGCGCGCGGTCCTCGACCGACTCGGTCCGGACGGTGCCGCCGCCGCGCTGGCCGCCGAGCAGCCGGCCGCTCCCGCGCCGGTGTCCACCGTCGAGGCCGCCTGA